The Denticeps clupeoides chromosome 1, fDenClu1.1, whole genome shotgun sequence genome segment ACAGCGAGCAGCAGCCATCTGCTTCCACTCACCTACACTGCTCATTTGGTCATTTGTCCTTTTTGCCTTACCTCTGAAGCCATTCAGCACTTCAAAACCCTCTGTCACAAGTTTACAGCTTCACCCATTCTGCACTTCACTGTATCATACAGGATCACTCAACGCATTAACTAATGACCTACAATGACATCTCCCTTCCTTCCAAGTCTTCCATGTCTCAAACTCAAACCTTTCATTACTTCACTGATGCTGCCCATTCAAAGATCACATGAACTAACCATTCACAGGCCACATGAGATTACTGCGGAAGTGCCAGAGAACCAGACTAGCTGGCGCCAGGCTAGGTTCTTTCCTTAGTCTGTCCTCAGAGAATGTTATATCAAAATGTGAATAACTATGCACACAGGACTCAGACGCAAATTACTCTTATCATTATTGATTCACcagatttttgttcatttgaccATGCTGTGGTGAAACACTAAGTGCATCCTTCATCTCAGAATGTGTACAGTATGCTACTGAATATTTCTGaattaaaaacaatacattttggACTGCATGGTTGTTAAAGACTCCCTGCCCCAGCAACGGATGAAGCTGTGCCTGAAATAATTCAAGCCCTTCCCCAAACTTCTGATCATTGGTCCATGTCATTTCCCATGTTACTCCCATGTAGAACCGGAAAGCAACCTGGTGTGGAGTAATCATGCAGTAAAAATGGACTATATACAAATGCTTTTTATCACCTACACTCCATCTCAGAGTCAATGATCCCTGAGCAAGGGGCTACTCTCCATTCTTCACACGAGTTTTCCTTTTGTGAAAATTCAGAACCAACAGAACTGTTTACTTGGTCTGATACTATGGtatattttaaatcacattGCATGTTTGTGGTCCGTTGCAGCAAGCACAGAGCATGAACCTCCACCCAAGTTCAGTCTAaactttatatgccctttcAATCAGATAATAtgctcacatgcacacctgTAGTAAACTCCCTAGAGTTTGAAGGCTGACCAGGTCTTGGGAGGTATGGGAAGAATTGAGATAAGGCTAGCAAGGCCCAGCCAAGGCCTAATAAATTGGTAGTGGGGTGGTATGCCCAACTTTAACAAGCTGGGTGCTCAATGCTTAATTATAAGAACTTTTTACTggccagtcctcagcagtcagGAGCTGTGTTATGATAACAAATGTGCGACTACATTCATTGAGCTTGCACGCTTATACTTAGGTTTTTACTATGGGTcaaactctgtgtgtgtacgtaaaggaacacagaaaaaaatatgtttgctGGAGACTTATATAACATTGTAAgcattatgcatttatattttgaaCACTTCTTTGCTCACTTCCtttgcttccttaactgctaggccaccactgccccataatttAAACAAGCCCCTGACACATTGTGAATAGCCACAGCTGCAGAAAAACTTAgataacacaataaaacacattattgaaacagggcacacacacacacaagacctcAAAATTAGCatcaaaaattgtgtttttttttaatgacgtgAAACATATAAGAACAAAAGCCTCGATGTTTGGGACACAGATCTGTCGACTGGCTGGCTGTGTCTTTTTTGAGTATTGCAATAAAGAAAACTGTCTACCATGGTTTACTGTTGCTTGAGTTTATTAATCAAATCTTCAGCAAACCCTCCACCACAATACAACAAAGATTGAAGTTTCAAGCAAACTCTTTACACTTTGTCATTGTggtgtattttgtgtaaaatatttcaggaaaaaaattatgtaattcattCTGGAATAcagctgtaaaataaaatgtggaaagcATTGTAAATttctcctccttgaaccgtcaccttattgtggtggaggagtttgagagccctaatgatcctaggagctatgttgtctggggcacttggtgcccctggtagggtctcccatgacaagtAAGTCTTGGGTAAAGGGttagacaaagaacggttcagaatacctttcatggaaggaagaACAAAGAGTCAGTGTACCCAGCCCGGATGGTTAacggggtcccaccctggagccaggccttgGGTTGGGGCCCGTGAGCGAGCGCCTGGTGGCCATGCTTTCGCCCATGGGTCCTGGCAGGGCCCAGCCCAAACTGGATACATGGACTAATCCagctgtggacccaccacccgcaggaggaacatgaagggtcccgtgcaatgtggatcgggtggcacaCCGAGGCGAGAGAGGTGGCGATTCCatccccggacaaggaaactggtgAATGacctggagcttgtggaagaggttgagcagtACTGGatagatatagtcggactcacgTCGACACAttgcattggctctggaacccaagtccttgagagaggttggacaatcagcctgtttgttggggtttaccccgggggacgagagggtagcttGCCTGTGCCTTTGGGTtggggaatgggtcctgactgttatTTGTGCTTATGTGCAAACagccctttttggagtccctgggacgagtTCTCCAACTGGGGACTacattgtcctgctggaggacttcaacgctcatgtgggcaatgacagcatgacctggaggggcgtgattgAGAGGAACGGCCCGCCAtatctgaactcgagtggtgttttgttattggacttctgtgcaagccacagtttggcaataacaaacaccatgttcgaacataaggatgcccattggtacacttggtaccagggcagcctaggtcacaggtcaatgattgactttgtagtcgtatcatctgacctgcgaccATTTGTTTTGGGCACTCTGGTAAAAATAGGAgcagagctgtcaactgatcacaaCTTGGTgttgagttggatcagatggcaggggaagatgccacgtagGCCTGGCAAacccaaacgtatagtgaggatctgctgggaacgcctggcagaagaacttGCCAAATTTCTACCTCAGGCATAGCTTTGACGGCGTCCTGAGAGCAGtggacattgagtccgaatggaccttgttccactCTGCAATTGTTGAGTTGGGTTCCTCTGCAAGTGCTGTTGTTAGTTGTGTCACAAGGTGGCTGGTGCCAGTCGTGGCGGTAACCCCTATACCCACTGGTGGAcacagaagttgctgaggttgTCAAACAGCCACACAGCGGCAgagccccgggggtggatgagatttGTCCTGAGTATACCATGGCTATGGATattgtagggctgtcatggttggCACGTCTCTGCGACATTGTGGAGTGGCAGATTGGGGTGATGGTCCCtatttttaagaagggggaccagaaggagtgttccaactataggcggatcacactcctcagcctccctggaaaggtctactccaaggaactggagaggagggtcccatcaatagttgaatctcagattgaggaggagcaatgtggttttcgtcctggccatggaactgtggaccagctctttacccttgctagggAGATGGAAGGAGCATgagagtttgcccaaccaatccacatgtgtttggTGGATTTGGAGAAGTCTTATGGGGGggtgctccaggagtatggggtggatggccttttgttaagggccattcagtccatGTACCAGAGGAGGTTTGGTCTGCATAGCTGGCAGTAtgtcggacctgttcccggtgagggttggactccgccagggaTGCCCTTTGTCACCAGTTCTGTTTATAACTTATATGGACAGAAATTTTAGGCGCCCTGAgagtggcaggagaatctcatctcttttttttgcagatgatgtggtcctccgaGCTTCATCAAGCTCTgcccttcagctcttgctgggtaggttcatagccgagtgtgaagcagctgggatgatcacctccaaatctgacaccatggttctcgaccggaaaagggtggcttgccaacacTGGGTGAGGAGAAAGGTCCTGcttcaagtggaggagtttaagtatctccgGGTCTTGTTcatgagtgagggaagaagtGAGCAGGAGATCAACAGGCAGATTGGGGCAGTGTCTGCAGTGATGCGGACGCTGAACTGATCTGTTTTGGTGatgagggagctgagccagaaagcaagacTCTTGATTTACCAGCcaatctacgtcccaatcctcacctatagtcatgagctttgggtaatgaccgaaacAATAAGATTGTggatacaagcggccgaaatgagtttctGCCGTAGGGTGGCCGGGTGCAGCCTTatagatagggtgaggagcttggacattcgggagggacattcgagagtagaaccgctgctcctccacatagagaggagccagttgaggtggttcgggcatctgatcaggatgcctcctggacgcctccctggggaggtgtttcaggcatgtcctgccggcaggaggcccccgggtcgacccaggatacggtggagaaattatatctccagtcctgccagaggagctgaTGGAGGTGGCATGGGAGAGGTCTGTCTGGGATTCTCTACTTTGGATGCTGCCCCTGCGACCCGGtgcccggataagcggagggaGACAATGACGGCGTtgtcaatttctttttttggatgCACTGTCTACTGTTTATTGTTAGCATTCACGCCTTTACTCACCTCCAAATAGAGAGCCTTTCcatgtttttccagaaataagTTGAATAGGACGAGCTGAAAAATCTTCCATGTCAGTCCAGCCCACAAGAACACTCACACCCCAGCCCTTAACACAGGACTCCAATGCACTGCGCTAAAATGGGAGAAATTACACAACAAGAAGTAAaaagaattgaaaaaaatacaatgtactgcaacaaacacacattcttaAGACCATTGTGACCTACCATCACAGCGACATTCCCCACACACTCCAAAGAAAAGTCCACCCCTCCATTTGTCAGCTCATGCAACACTTGGCTGATAGGCTTGGAGTGTGCAGATGGGTTCACAAACTCAGTAGCACCAAACACTTTTGCTTTCTCAAACTTCTTCTCATTGATGTCAACAGCAATGATCCTGGAAGCACCTGCATTCTTACAGCCCATCACTGCAGCAAGTCCAACGGCACCCAAACCAAATActgcacacacagacccagGAGTGACCTTTAAACAAACAACATTAATGTTTTCATTGTTATTCAGCTGCTCTGAAGCAAAGAAAAGAATCTGCAGATATGGTTGGAAATTTCAGATGGTTGCGAACTGTTTAATAGAAAAGACTTTGAAAAGACTCACACAATTaagctttgcatgtgtgtgtgtgtgtgtgtgtgtgtgtgtgtgtgtgtatgtgtgtgtgtgtgtgtgtgtgtgtgtgtgtgtgtgtgtgtgtgtgtgtgtgtgtgtgtgtgtgtgtatatatatatatatatatatatatatatatatatatatgggaacacaaaaatacaacttcctaatggcagtcaggctacgtCTGCCAAGAACATGGAGGGCCCCAcgccattactgacccactgttctccatggcgtctccagactccaGTCTGTCACATATGATCAGCGTGAGCCTGCTCTTATCTGTGAAGAGCAAAGGTGCCagtggcaaatgccaaacgtgatGTATGGTCCCACCTGTGGACATGGGgtcctcataccaccctcatacCATACCACCCTTGCATGTGATTAtgattatattaaaatgtaatgcaatcaGCTGTGAATTTTGCTGTTGCCCATGCCAGAGGTCTGTGAGTTTTGGAATTTCAGTTcgataaaagcaagaaaaaaaaataccccaAAATAGTTCCCATTGTCCACATTGAATTTTTCTTTGGGAACACTTCTATACATTGGGTTGccacagtggggcaaaaaggtATTTAGCAGCCAACAATtctgcaagttgtcccacttaaaaggATGGCAGATGTCTGTAAGGTTCATCATAGGAACACAGACCTTGCTCATCGTTTTAGATGAGGCagcttgcacaatcggtggctgccaaatacttttttgctcCACTGTACATACCTGGGCAGTGTTGATGGCAGCTCCATATCCAGTAGGGATGCCACAGCCTAGTAAACAAACTCGGTCCAGTCTGGCATCCTCATGGATCTTTGCCACAGCAACCTGGTTCATAACTGTGTACTCTGAGAAAGTACTGGTACCCATGAACTGCAGAATCGCCTGTCCTCTGCAGGTAAAATGTGACTCTGCATCCGACATTGAAGCATAGCGTTCACTTGACCTATCCATTGGATGACAATCATTGATAATCAGTATCATATTTTCTATTGAATATGTCCATGTCTATAGATGTCCATGCTTATTGTATATATTCACTGATTAGCCTCAACCTGAAAACTAATAACGTGATTCACTGTATTTTCTGACATATAAGTTCACAAGGTGTTCTTTTTTGTCCATCAAATTTTCTCATGTCTGTACAAATGCCTCTATAAATTGCTGAATATCACAGATGCCATTGACAAAAGATAATCTGGGCTATTCATTGATCAGTGTATGGGTTGAGTGTAGACTAGATGTCAGAAAGGACACTTTTAAACTACAATTTTGAGTTTCACTGACTACCTGACTGTAAATCAGTGACCCCTCATATCTACTTAGAGTGCCCCCTAAtaatgtgtgttgctgtgtacaTTTGAATAAATACCAGCTTCGCTCGCAAAGGTTGGTTTTTGGACACCTGCAGAACCTGCACTCCCCACATtgagagatgaagagagggaCAACTTTGTCACCTGAAATAAAGGTACTCTTGATAACCTTTACTAAATATATTCATCAGAAGCCAATTAAATAGTTTAAGTTcacaaaagtaaaacattttttgagaTCACTAAACACAGACATGAACTACTCTATGTTACCTGGTTTGAACTCGGTGACTCCAGGCCCCACACTTTCTACAATACCGGCACCCTCATGGCCTAGCACAGCAGGGAAACCATCTTTATGCTTTCCCTCAAACAAGTGGTACAGGTCCGTATGGCATACACCTGTGGCTATCACCTGTGTGCAGCAGAATTGGTAACATGCACTGAGTGTGTATACACTGTTGTTCGATTCTGTGTGTCTTACCTTGATGCGAAGTTCATTTTTCTGTGGCGGAGTCACCTCAATCTCTTCAATCACAAGGGGAGCATTGGGCTTCCATGCTACTGCAGCATGACATTTAATCACCTGCAACAATTTGGTATTATCtaaactgaaacaaatatgTTATCTATTCTGTTACGCATAGGAAAGAAACATTGCAGCGATATTGGATATTGCAGGGAATACATCAAGATCAAAACCATGTTTATTTGCCAGGAATGTGATCAAACGCATACAAGGAACTGTTAGAAGGAAGAAGAATGCAGCAGGGCAGCGCTattgcattaatgtggacttgcattagtttgttgtttttgtgctaGCCAAGCTGACAgatgcctgcaggtttgtttttagTTAAGTATTATGTTTCCTTTGCTGGCCCTAGTGCCAGGTTTGTGTTTCATTGTGTTTgtcacaataaatcattttttgtaCATAATAA includes the following:
- the LOC114763530 gene encoding alcohol dehydrogenase 1-like isoform X4; its protein translation is MAMAGKVIKCHAAVAWKPNAPLVIEEIEVTPPQKNELRIKVRHTESNNSVYTLSACYQFCCTQVIATGVCHTDLYHLFEGKHKDGFPAVLGHEGAGIVESVGPGVTEFKPGDKVVPLFISQCGECRFCRCPKTNLCERSWSSERYASMSDAESHFTCRGQAILQFMGTSTFSEYTVMNQVAVAKIHEDARLDRVCLLGCGIPTGYGAAINTAQVTPGSVCAVFGLGAVGLAAVMGCKNAGASRIIAVDINEKKFEKAKVFGATEFVNPSAHSKPISQVLHELTNGGVDFSLECVGNVAVMRSALESCVKGWGVSVLVGWTDMEDFSARPIQLISGKTWKGSLFGGAASKVENPRQTSPMPPPSAPLAGLEI
- the LOC114763530 gene encoding alcohol dehydrogenase 1-like isoform X5, which translates into the protein MAMAGKVIKCHAAVAWKPNAPLVIEEIEVTPPQKNELRIKVRHTESNNSVYTLSACYQFCCTQVIATGVCHTDLYHLFEGKHKDGFPAVLGHEGAGIVESVGPGVTEFKPGDKVVPLFISQCGECRFCRCPKTNLCERSWSSERYASMSDAESHFTCRGQAILQFMGTSTFSEYTVMNQVAVAKIHEDARLDRVCLLGCGIPTGYGAAINTAQVTPGSVCAVFGLGAVGLAAVMGCKNAGASRIIAVDINEKKFEKAKVFGATEFVNPSAHSKPISQVLHELTNGGVDFSLECVGNVAVMRSALESCVKGWGVSVLVGWTDMEDFSARPIQLISGKTWKGSLFGGVFSPSTQKRALKWRRKAHLIFM
- the LOC114763530 gene encoding alcohol dehydrogenase 1-like isoform X1; this translates as MAMAGKVIKCHAAVAWKPNAPLVIEEIEVTPPQKNELRIKVRHTESNNSVYTLSACYQFCCTQVIATGVCHTDLYHLFEGKHKDGFPAVLGHEGAGIVESVGPGVTEFKPGDKVVPLFISQCGECRFCRCPKTNLCERSWSSERYASMSDAESHFTCRGQAILQFMGTSTFSEYTVMNQVAVAKIHEDARLDRVCLLGCGIPTGYGAAINTAQVTPGSVCAVFGLGAVGLAAVMGCKNAGASRIIAVDINEKKFEKAKVFGATEFVNPSAHSKPISQVLHELTNGGVDFSLECVGNVAVMRSALESCVKGWGVSVLVGWTDMEDFSARPIQLISGKTWKGSLFGGYKSKDFVPVLVHDYMSGKIKLDEFVTHSMTLEQVNDAIELMKTGGCIRTVLNISTE
- the LOC114763530 gene encoding alcohol dehydrogenase 1-like isoform X2, which gives rise to MAMAGKVIKCHAAVAWKPNAPLVIEEIEVTPPQKNELRIKVRHTESNNSVYTLSACYQFCCTQVIATGVCHTDLYHLFEGKHKDGFPAVLGHEGAGIVESVGPGVTEFKPGDKVVPLFISQCGECRFCRCPKTNLCERSWSSERYASMSDAESHFTCRGQAILQFMGTSTFSEYTVMNQVAVAKIHEDARLDRVCLLGCGIPTGYGAAINTAQVTPGSVCAVFGLGAVGLAAVMGCKNAGASRIIAVDINEKKFEKAKVFGATEFVNPSAHSKPISQVLHELTNGGVDFSLECVGNVAVMRSALESCVKGWGVSVLVGWTDMEDFSARPIQLISGKTWKGSLFGGYKSKDFVPVLVHDYMSGKIKLDEFVTHSMTLEQVNDAIELMKTGGW
- the LOC114763530 gene encoding alcohol dehydrogenase 1-like isoform X3 is translated as MAMAGKVIKCHAAVAWKPNAPLVIEEIEVTPPQKNELRIKVIATGVCHTDLYHLFEGKHKDGFPAVLGHEGAGIVESVGPGVTEFKPGDKVVPLFISQCGECRFCRCPKTNLCERSWSSERYASMSDAESHFTCRGQAILQFMGTSTFSEYTVMNQVAVAKIHEDARLDRVCLLGCGIPTGYGAAINTAQVTPGSVCAVFGLGAVGLAAVMGCKNAGASRIIAVDINEKKFEKAKVFGATEFVNPSAHSKPISQVLHELTNGGVDFSLECVGNVAVMRSALESCVKGWGVSVLVGWTDMEDFSARPIQLISGKTWKGSLFGGYKSKDFVPVLVHDYMSGKIKLDEFVTHSMTLEQVNDAIELMKTGGCIRTVLNISTE